In Caproiciproducens sp. NJN-50, the following are encoded in one genomic region:
- a CDS encoding glutamate synthase-related protein, with product MAINYKIPEYDVLRDPQRCIACRVCERQCANEVHSFDPDSGTMKSDESKCVNCHRCVALCPTHALKIVKNPDTFRLNAYWGQSDISEIYAQAETGGMLLSSMGNPKPYPIYWDKMLINASQVTNPSIDPLREPMETRTFLGKKPDRVERGPDGKIKTDGLPPQLKLEVPILFSAMSYGSISYNAHESLARAARALGTFYNTGEGGLHEDFYEYGPNTIVQVASGRFGVHPDYLKAGAAIEIKIGQGAKPGIGGHLTGAKITDAVSKTRMIPKGTDAISPAPHHDIYSIEDLRQLVYSLKEATEYQKPVIVKIAAVHNVAAIASGIARSGADIIAIDGFRGGTGAAPTRIRDNVGIPIELALAAVDERLRQEKIRSNVSLIVAGGIRNSADVVKAIALGADAVYIATPALIALGCHLCRTCQVGKCNWGIATQRPDLVKRLNPEIGYQRLVNLVSAWQHEIMEMMGGMGINSIESMRGNRLMLRGVGLNDRELEILGIKHAGE from the coding sequence ATGGCGATCAACTATAAAATCCCGGAATACGACGTTCTGCGCGACCCGCAGCGCTGCATTGCCTGCCGTGTCTGCGAGCGCCAGTGCGCGAACGAGGTGCATTCCTTCGACCCGGATTCCGGAACGATGAAGAGCGACGAAAGCAAATGCGTCAACTGTCACCGCTGCGTCGCGCTCTGCCCGACGCATGCGCTGAAAATCGTCAAAAACCCGGACACGTTCCGCCTGAACGCCTACTGGGGGCAGAGCGACATCAGCGAAATTTACGCCCAAGCGGAAACCGGCGGCATGCTGCTTTCCTCCATGGGCAACCCGAAGCCCTATCCGATCTACTGGGATAAAATGCTGATTAACGCCTCCCAGGTGACGAATCCCTCCATCGACCCGCTGCGCGAACCGATGGAGACCCGGACCTTCCTCGGCAAAAAGCCGGACCGCGTCGAGCGCGGTCCGGACGGTAAGATCAAAACCGACGGCCTGCCTCCCCAGCTCAAGCTGGAAGTTCCGATCCTGTTTTCCGCCATGAGCTACGGTTCCATCAGCTACAACGCGCACGAGAGCCTCGCGCGGGCGGCGCGGGCGCTGGGGACTTTTTACAATACCGGAGAGGGCGGGCTGCACGAGGACTTTTACGAGTACGGCCCGAACACGATCGTGCAGGTCGCGTCCGGCCGGTTCGGGGTGCATCCGGACTACCTGAAGGCCGGCGCGGCGATTGAGATCAAAATCGGCCAGGGAGCGAAGCCCGGCATCGGCGGGCATCTGACGGGGGCCAAGATCACGGACGCCGTTTCCAAGACCCGAATGATCCCCAAGGGGACCGACGCGATTTCCCCCGCGCCGCATCATGACATTTATTCCATTGAAGATCTGCGCCAGCTGGTTTATTCGCTGAAAGAGGCGACCGAATATCAAAAGCCGGTAATTGTCAAGATCGCGGCGGTACACAACGTCGCCGCCATCGCGAGCGGCATCGCGCGCAGCGGCGCGGACATCATCGCGATCGACGGGTTCCGCGGCGGCACCGGCGCGGCGCCGACCCGCATCCGCGACAATGTCGGCATCCCGATCGAGCTGGCGCTGGCGGCGGTGGACGAGCGCCTGCGGCAGGAGAAAATCCGCAGCAATGTGTCTTTGATCGTCGCCGGCGGCATTCGGAATTCGGCGGACGTGGTCAAGGCCATCGCGCTCGGGGCGGACGCGGTCTATATCGCGACCCCGGCGCTGATCGCGCTCGGCTGCCACCTTTGCCGCACCTGTCAGGTCGGCAAGTGCAACTGGGGCATCGCGACCCAGCGCCCCGACCTGGTGAAAAGGCTGAATCCGGAGATCGGTTATCAGCGCCTTGTGAATCTGGTTTCAGCGTGGCAGCATGAAATCATGGAAATGATGGGCGGCATGGGTATTAACTCGATCGAGTCGATGCGGGGAAACCGCCTGATGCTGCGCGGCGTGGGACTGAACGACAGAGAGCTTGAGATCCTTGGAATCAAGCACGCGGGGGAATGA
- a CDS encoding 4Fe-4S dicluster domain-containing protein, with product MKRVYVNEEWCLGCHLCEYNCAFAATGERDMAKALKGMEIHPKIQIEGDNRISFAVSCRHCDDPICMKSCIAGAISRRDGVIHVDKDKCVGCFTCILVCPYGAVLPAPDGHAVRKCELCTDNACGEPACVAGCPNGAIVFEER from the coding sequence ATGAAACGGGTTTATGTAAACGAAGAATGGTGCCTGGGGTGCCATCTGTGCGAATACAACTGCGCGTTCGCCGCGACCGGCGAACGCGATATGGCGAAGGCGCTCAAAGGGATGGAAATCCACCCGAAGATCCAGATCGAGGGGGACAATCGGATCAGCTTTGCGGTTTCCTGCCGTCACTGCGACGATCCGATCTGCATGAAAAGCTGCATCGCGGGCGCAATTTCCCGAAGGGACGGCGTGATCCACGTGGACAAAGACAAGTGCGTCGGATGTTTTACCTGCATCCTGGTCTGCCCCTATGGGGCGGTGCTGCCCGCCCCGGACGGGCACGCGGTCCGGAAATGCGAGCTCTGCACCGACAACGCGTGCGGGGAGCCCGCCTGTGTCGCGGGCTGCCCCAACGGCGCCATCGTCTTTGAAGAGAGGTGA
- a CDS encoding NAD(P)/FAD-dependent oxidoreductase has translation MKYVIIGNSTAAVGCVEGIRSVDQEGPITVISDEPYPAYSRPLISYLLQGSTTEEKMRTRPADFYEKNGVTLLSGKKAVRIDDARKTVGLESGESLPYDRLLIAAGSRPFIPPMAGLDRVEKKFTFMKLDDAKALEAALTPESRVLIVGAGLIGLKCAEGIRGRAGSITVVDLADRILPSILDETGSKMMQEQIESNGIGFLLGDSVAEFGKDRAHLKSGKTVEFDLLVVAVGVRPNTELASQAGCEVGRGIAVDERSATSVPDIYAAGDCCECRDITTGQRRVLAILPNAYLQGEAAGVNMAGGEKSFANAVPMNAIGFFGLHVLTAGSYDGEEIVETKPGVYKKLVVKDNLLKGFILIGEIARAGIYTSLIREQTPLDTVDFDLLKQKPQLMAFTARRRAEKLGGAK, from the coding sequence ATGAAATATGTGATAATCGGAAATTCCACCGCGGCCGTCGGCTGCGTCGAGGGAATCCGTTCCGTCGATCAGGAGGGGCCGATTACGGTGATTTCCGACGAGCCGTATCCCGCCTACTCCCGCCCGCTGATTTCCTATCTGCTGCAGGGGAGCACGACGGAGGAGAAGATGAGGACCCGCCCCGCCGATTTCTATGAGAAGAACGGCGTGACGCTCCTGTCCGGAAAAAAGGCGGTCCGGATCGACGACGCCCGGAAGACGGTCGGACTGGAGAGCGGGGAATCGCTCCCTTACGACCGGCTGCTGATCGCGGCCGGCTCCCGGCCGTTTATCCCGCCGATGGCGGGGCTGGACCGGGTGGAAAAGAAATTCACCTTTATGAAGCTGGACGACGCGAAGGCGCTGGAAGCGGCCCTGACCCCGGAAAGCCGCGTGCTGATCGTGGGCGCCGGGCTGATCGGCCTCAAGTGCGCGGAGGGCATCCGAGGGCGGGCCGGTTCCATCACGGTTGTCGATCTCGCGGACCGAATCCTGCCGAGTATCCTTGACGAAACGGGCTCGAAGATGATGCAGGAGCAGATCGAATCGAACGGAATCGGCTTCCTGCTCGGAGACAGCGTCGCGGAGTTTGGGAAAGACCGGGCGCATCTGAAAAGCGGGAAAACGGTGGAGTTCGACCTTCTTGTCGTCGCCGTCGGCGTGAGGCCGAATACGGAGCTTGCCTCACAGGCGGGCTGCGAGGTCGGCCGGGGCATCGCCGTCGACGAGCGTTCCGCAACCAGTGTGCCGGACATTTACGCGGCGGGGGACTGCTGCGAATGCCGCGACATCACGACCGGGCAGCGGCGCGTCCTGGCCATCCTGCCGAACGCCTACCTGCAGGGGGAGGCGGCCGGAGTGAATATGGCCGGCGGCGAAAAGAGCTTTGCGAATGCCGTGCCGATGAACGCAATCGGCTTCTTCGGGCTCCACGTCCTCACGGCGGGCAGCTACGACGGGGAAGAAATCGTGGAAACCAAACCGGGCGTTTACAAAAAGCTGGTGGTGAAGGACAATCTGCTGAAAGGATTTATCCTGATCGGAGAAATCGCCAGGGCCGGAATTTACACATCCCTGATCCGGGAACAGACTCCGCTCGATACCGTCGATTTTGATCTTCTCAAACAGAAACCGCAGTTGATGGCGTTTACGGCCCGGCGCCGGGCGGAGAAACTCGGAGGTGCGAAATGA
- a CDS encoding glutamate synthase: protein MNRIDADGRDFRALNEEIRAAADPDILVENCMGQRYIGAGMSGKNLTIRGIPGNAMGCYLNGSSIHVCGNAQDQTGDTMNAGTIVIDGSCGDATGYSMRGGKILVRGNAGYRVGIHMKAYREQKPLIVIGGETGSFLGEYQAGGTIIVLGIGSKRKAPVGNLCGTGMHGGKMFLRCEELPADLPPQVAAAPATAADLEEIGAYLDEFCAAFSVDKQSLFGRPFFVLSPNSNNPYQNLYTFN, encoded by the coding sequence ATGAACCGGATTGACGCGGACGGAAGGGATTTTCGGGCGCTGAACGAGGAGATCCGCGCGGCGGCGGACCCGGACATCCTGGTTGAAAACTGCATGGGGCAGCGTTATATCGGCGCGGGAATGAGCGGGAAGAATCTGACGATCCGCGGAATTCCAGGCAATGCGATGGGATGCTATCTGAACGGGAGTTCCATTCATGTCTGCGGCAACGCGCAGGATCAGACCGGCGACACCATGAACGCGGGGACCATCGTGATCGACGGCTCCTGCGGCGATGCGACGGGCTATTCGATGCGCGGAGGAAAGATTCTGGTGCGCGGCAATGCGGGGTACCGCGTCGGCATCCATATGAAGGCCTATCGGGAGCAGAAGCCGCTGATCGTGATCGGCGGGGAGACCGGGAGTTTTCTCGGGGAGTACCAGGCCGGCGGAACCATCATCGTGCTGGGGATCGGCTCCAAAAGGAAAGCGCCGGTCGGAAACCTCTGCGGGACGGGGATGCACGGCGGGAAGATGTTTCTGCGCTGCGAGGAACTTCCCGCGGACCTTCCCCCTCAGGTGGCGGCGGCTCCGGCCACGGCGGCGGACCTTGAGGAGATCGGCGCATATCTGGACGAATTCTGCGCGGCGTTTTCGGTTGACAAACAGAGCTTGTTCGGCCGTCCGTTCTTCGTGCTGAGCCCGAATTCCAATAACCCCTATCAAAACCTTTACACGTTTAATTAA